One window from the genome of Variovorax sp. PAMC26660 encodes:
- a CDS encoding GNAT family N-acetyltransferase, which produces MSTAAWTLRRADAADADAVSVCAIEAFRIYIPRLGLTPIPMAKDYGAAIASAQVWVATQQAQVVAALVLDTTDEGFLIDVIAVLPQQQGTGVGRALLELAEREALRQGYDSIYLFTNEKMTENRALYERIGYVEYKRLVLEQRTRVFLRKRLG; this is translated from the coding sequence ATGAGCACTGCCGCGTGGACATTGCGGCGAGCGGATGCCGCCGATGCGGATGCGGTTTCCGTGTGCGCCATTGAAGCCTTCCGCATCTATATCCCGCGCCTGGGTCTCACGCCCATCCCGATGGCGAAGGACTACGGCGCAGCCATTGCAAGCGCGCAGGTCTGGGTCGCCACACAGCAGGCCCAGGTGGTGGCCGCGCTGGTGCTCGACACCACCGACGAAGGCTTTCTGATCGACGTCATTGCCGTGCTGCCACAACAGCAGGGCACGGGCGTGGGCCGCGCGTTGCTCGAACTGGCGGAGCGCGAAGCGCTGCGGCAAGGCTACGACTCGATCTACCTTTTCACCAACGAGAAGATGACCGAGAACCGCGCGCTCTACGAACGCATTGGCTATGTGGAATACAAGCGGCTGGTGCTGGAACAACGCACTCGCGTCTTTCTGCGCAAGCGGCTGGGATGA
- a CDS encoding VOC family protein has product MQLNRIHHVAIICANYAVSKRFYTEVLGLRVIAENHRIARDSYKLDLALPDGSQIELFSFPDAPARLTRPEAQGLRHLSFEVHDVQAAANELAAQGIAVEPLRTDEFTGRRFTFFADPDGLPLELYEAAPPENLDALLLKLEGDLHLREVRASAARLEELLEDDFQEIGISGTTWTRPAIVEALRDEVFSERTMSDFRVQRIAPDVALVTYRVHRKAIAQRPSADSLRSSLWRQRLGRWRMAFHQGTPL; this is encoded by the coding sequence ATGCAGCTGAACCGAATCCACCACGTAGCCATCATCTGCGCGAACTACGCAGTGTCGAAGCGCTTCTACACCGAGGTTCTGGGCCTGCGAGTCATCGCCGAAAACCACCGCATCGCGCGCGATTCATACAAGCTCGATCTGGCGTTGCCCGACGGCTCGCAGATCGAACTCTTCTCCTTCCCCGATGCACCCGCACGCCTCACGCGGCCCGAAGCACAAGGCTTGCGCCACCTGTCCTTCGAGGTCCACGACGTGCAAGCCGCAGCCAACGAACTGGCAGCACAAGGCATCGCAGTCGAGCCGCTGCGCACCGACGAATTCACCGGCCGGCGCTTCACCTTCTTTGCCGATCCGGACGGCCTGCCGCTCGAACTCTACGAGGCCGCACCACCCGAAAATCTCGATGCTTTGCTGCTGAAACTCGAAGGCGACCTGCATCTTCGCGAGGTGCGTGCAAGCGCCGCACGGCTCGAGGAACTGCTTGAAGACGACTTCCAGGAAATCGGCATTTCGGGCACCACATGGACACGGCCGGCCATCGTCGAGGCGTTGCGCGATGAGGTCTTTTCGGAACGCACGATGTCGGACTTTCGCGTGCAACGCATCGCGCCCGATGTGGCGCTGGTCACCTACCGCGTGCACCGAAAGGCCATTGCGCAACGGCCTTCGGCGGACTCGCTGCGCAGCTCGCTGTGGCGGCAACGGCTCGGCCGCTGGCGCATGGCGTTCCACCAGGGAACACCGCTCTGA